ccaggtaaAAAATGTTGGGAGTTTCATGTGAATtagctcattgaatcctcaccaCAGCTCTAGAGGTAAATAGTAGGACATTCCTCATCATACAGTTGAGGAACATATGGCTCAGAGAGGCTTGGTAATCTGGCCAAGGTCACAGTTGGTGAGGGATGGCACCAGGATTTGACTTTGTGGAGTGACTGCTACTCCACACTATCTGTCAACATGGGCTGACTTCAGTTCAGTTGTGTAGGGAGCCTGGGAGGGGTTTTGCCAATGCAAGTGTCTACATCTTCTTCCCCTTTTAGGAGAGAATTGCCAAAAGCCATGGGTCCCAGTGCGGGTTCTGCACCCCTGGCATCGTCATGAGCATGTACACACTGCTCCGGAACCAGCCCGAGCCCACCATGGAGGAGATCGAGGATGCCCTGCAAGGTACCAGCCTTGAAGCACAGCCAGGGAGGTGGGATGGCAAAGGGGGCTCTGCAGAGGTTGGGCCGGGCCAGAGTGGAAGCCAGGAGTGGGCTAGGAGTTCAGGGCACTGACCTTTGCAAGAAAGGCTCAGGTCACCCCGACGTGGCGGCTAAGATCTACTGGAAGGTTGGCCCTCTCTTAGAACACTGTGTGGTTCGGTGACCTCCTGGGGTCTTCTGCTTTAGTGTTTgtcttcctgccctccccctgcaCTGGGACCAGGTGGCAGTGGGTGGCTGGCACAGGAGAAGATCGTTTGGAAAACTCTACAGAAGCTAGTGACatggcttccttccctctcagcttTCACCACAACAGGACTCTGCAGGGCAAAGGCCACCTATGAGGATGGTGACCATGATTCTGAGCCTTGGGCAGAGACTGGcttcccagttttccttctgtgaaTGGGCCCAGGAGTCTGGATCAGGTGTCTGTTCCTTGGAATTGAGTAGAGAAGAATGCTCCTCCATTCATCATTCAATCCATCACTTATTCAATCCATTATATTGAGTCCTATCATATGTCAGGCACCATACCGGGTAtaagggacacagggatgaaaGGCACAGTCCCCACTCTCAAGGAGTTCATATGTTGAAGAGAAAGACGATGTAGTTTGATAGGCTCACTGATAAAGCCATGAGTGGTCACCAGGGGAGCACGTAGGAGGGGCACCTGATTCAGTCTGGGCATTctaagaaggcttcctggaagacagGTTAGATGCTTTGAAGTCGGGAAgacaaggaggaagaggagggttacaggtagaggaaacagaatgtgcaaagaGAGCATCTAACTGAGCCGGGAGCAAAGCCACAAACCCCTCACCTGCCCTGGAGTCTCTGCTGACACTGCAGCTCTTTCTTTGTACCACAGGGAACCTGTGCCGCTGCACAGGCTACAGACCCATCCTCCAGGGCTTCCGGACCTTCGCCAGGGTAAGTGGGGGCCCCAGGACAGTGTGGCCCTGCTCCCAAAGAAGAGACACTCAGGGATCACAGTTGGGAGGGATGGCAAGGGCCTCTGGATTACAGCGAAGAAAGCTAAGATGGCCAGTGGCTGGCCCTCCAGCTGGGGACCTGACAGGGACAGTGGATCCTGCTATTCTTATTCAGGGAGGGGTTGTCGTCAATAGAATGGGGACTTCTCTTCTCTACAAGGCCTGGAGAGCTGGTTCCTGGAAGAGGCATGCTAACCAAGAGCTGACTTCCTCCAGGGCATTTGGGCTCGGCAGCTTCCCTTGGAGACTGGCACACTCAGCCCATGGCAGAGGTGCTGAATGTGGCATTTAATAACAACCCAGCCTGAGTCAGCACTGcgcccctcctcctttccttccccagatGCTTTCTGCAGTTGGCAGTCTGCCAAGCTTATGCTGCTAATGAGGTCTCCAGACAGTTGGTGAACTCTTGCATTGTTCATGTAACTCTGAGTGAGCAACCACAGCCGGGATGGGTGAACATGAGAttatagacacagacacacacctgcCTTCTGGCAACAGGGACAGAGGGCTGGTCTCTCCTTTCTTGGCTTAATTTCCCCAGATTTCACCTGATTCCCCAACTAGGCCAAATTGATCCTCACTCCTATCAAACTGTCCCCTCTCAATTTGATTCAGGGTTGAGGAGAGAGTCCCAGCCTCTCATGATCTTCACTGACCTCTAGTGTTGGCACATTACAAAAAGGAGGGTTTCATCCAAATAAATCGAAAGGGATGGAGATGGAGACAGGCCTGTGAGGATGGAAAACACCATACCCTGCGGAGTGCTGTTGATGATGAGGAACCAGGAGAtgtgaatttaaatgaaaataaaagctccaATTCGGACTCCGCagttgtgggttcaaatcccattccaacatttatttttctgcttctatctccccaaaccccccactgtacacagttgtatatcttagttgcacgtccttctagttgtgggatgtgggacgatgcctcaatgtggcctgacgagcagtgccatgtccgtgcccaggatctgaaccctgggccaccgcagcggaacgcgcaaacttaaccactcggccacggagccggacCTCCATTCCATCATTTAATTGATGCTTAACTTTGGGCAAATTTCCATGTttctaaaatggggattataataatACCTCCTTATAGTGTCTGTGGAATGTACTTcttgtaaagctcttagaacaatgcctggcacatcttaagtgttcaataaatggcaacTATAAATTAGGATGAGGATGCATTTCCTTCATTACTCAATGTTGGATCTTCATAAATTTCTCAGGCTTTCCTGAGAACCAGGGACTGTTCATCTTGCCCGTGTGTTTATTTCCTAGGAGGCTTCTCAAAGAGCTACAGTCTAACCAGCCCTCATAGTTTCTGTAAAGAGAAGGGCTTTTGAGAGTAGCTGACAACTCTGCTCCTTCCCANNNNNNNNNNNNNNNNNNNNNNNNNNNNNNNNNNNNNNNNNNNNNNNNNNNNNNCCCCCCAATCCAGCCGGCAGAGCAGtgcagagcagagctgagggctCTGAGCAGCCAAACTGACCAGCATGCAGAGTGTGCTCAGAAGCTTGTGCACGTTGTTCACTGGAGGCCCCCAAGGCCTTTATCCAGAGCCCTTTAACTTATTCTACACACAATTCCAACTAACTTAGTGCTCCAGTTTTCACGGCCATTGCACACTCTAGAAAAGGGTGAGGAAGTTCTGCTAGAGCAAGGCACACTATTCCCAGCAAGAAATGACAATGTCCATCTAGcagcaaggaaggaaagggaggaaccacaaaaataagacaaactCAGCAGTCTTTGAGAAAAGTGGAAATCTCTCTGGGGAAACAAAACAGCCTTATTCAGCCACAGTAGACCTTGAGGGCAGTGACCAATTATTGTAAATCACAATAATTTATGTCCTGAACTCATCaatgaattatgaagaaaaaaatctaagtaagAATATGCTGGCATTTCAATTACCTGGAAAATGTACTTCTGTGAAATACATTCTTCCCCACAAGGACTGGTGAGTGAGGCTGATGGCTCCCTGTGTGCAGGCTCCCCTCACTTAACTTAGGCTCCCTGCAACCCTCCTACTGCaagaagaaagatgagaagaagCACTATAGTAACccctctttctttattcctttttgtctAATTATGGAGGAGAAGAGCAAGGTGGTGGTGGAAGTTTCAGAACAGAGCAGCTCTGAGATCCACTGTCAAAGCTGTGAATGCAGGAGGGGTCTACACACAGGGCAATGTGTGCAGGGGGTTGAGGCAAGGGAGGGTTTATCTCCCGATGCCAAGTCTGATGGTGCTTTTAGGTTGTCAAAGGCTGTGCTTTTGGCTGCCATGGCTCTCTGGCAGTTTTCTCGGAAACACTAATTGATTGTGCCTCATCCTTCAGGAAATCTAGCATGGAATGGCGTTTCCTGTATTCATGTCAGAAGGGCTGCCTCAGCCCCCAATTCCAGGATGTGGTTACCCTGGAAATAAGCCCGGGACTGTGCCTGAGAGTTTCCCCACTTTTGCCTCTCAGCACAGCTCCATGAGCTGGAGTGTCTCCTGAGGCCCTGAGCTGAAACTCCTGCCTTCTTGGAGCAAATCAGTCACATGAACACACCCCTTCCCCGCCCTCAATACCTCGGTTCTGGGAGGCAGCAATCTGGACTCTACACTGTGCATTGCCATATGCGCCCAAAGAGGTCCTGAGCACGTCATTTCCCCATAGGTGATGGGTCATCAGATCTGTACACTTCCTCCAGAACAGGCCCACAGTGAGGAATGAAGAATGTTCAGCTTTCTGGCAAGAGGTGCCTATGGAAGTAGTGGTGAGACATCAGGCACACTGGCTGGACACATCTCTGGACCCAGCATCAGTCTTGGACATTCTTGGTGGGAGCCCCACAAAGATCCCAGTCTGAGAGGCACCCACTGAAGCCATGTATGACTTGCCTAATCTTGAAGTAGAGCTCTGGAGTGCTGAGAGAACTAATGGGAATTTCTCTGCTAGAGGCTTCCTAAAGAAGCAgcactgaagagagaaaatgagtgcAAACATATGTTTTGATAAAGTAAGACCCAGCTTTTATggaaaaatttacttaaaattaaattttgctgCTGCTTCCAGGAGAAATACTATTTGCTTATTGACAAGTTATTTAGTCTATAttaaccaagaaagagaaagaagttaaaGCAGAGGCAAGCGGGATGGGAACATCTGCTATTCTTGTTGATTCTGGCATAGGTATCAGAGCTAGATTTCATTGGAGATTAATAATCTAGGTTTTTAACTCCTGTGAAaactctttggaaatatttttgtgtgaGTGGTTGTCATCTTTCTAGGATGGTGGATGCTGTGGAGGAAAGGGGAACAACACAAACTGCTGCATGAACCAGAAGAAAGACCACACAGTAAGTGGGTCTTCTCTCCCTGGAAGCCTGGGGGCCAATCTCAGATCAAAGGAGCCCATGGGCTCTCTCCACACTCTTGGCAGTGGTGGCTGGAAGAGAAAATGGCTATGCCCAGACTATGAGGGCAGTGAATGTGCACATTAGCCCTGGGTCCTCTCACAAGACTTCCTTGTTCCTGCCTCCCAGGAGTTGCCTGCCCCTCCACCAGCCTGCTGGAGGCTGAAAACGAGCTCTCTTGGACAAAGGGCTGGGCTGGTCCTACAGGGCACTTTAAAGGAGGGGAtaccataccacccatctgttccCTTTTTCAACAGGTCACCCTCTCGCCATCTTTATTCAACCCAGAGGAGTTCATGCCCCTGGATCCCACCCAGGAGCCCATCTTCCCCCCAGAGTTGCTGGTAGGTGATGCCCCAGGGAGAGGCCCAATCAAGTCTCTGTGCCATGACCCTTTTTATTTCAGACCCCTGGGATCTCTGTGTCCTGCTTGTCCTTTAGTTTTCAGCCTgcatttcccttctttcctctgacACCCAGAGGTCAAATCTCTCTGCCATACACTCCCACGGGGACCCacacttctctccttctcccacatGTGACTCTGAGGACAGGGAGTCAAGCTCTCTGGCACATCAGGTACAGGAACAGTTGCTTCAGAAGTATCTGCTAACTTCCTGGCTAAATCTAATGTATAAGCCCCTCAAACAACCCAGTATACTCTCTGTAAGCAGtccatctatttaaaaaaataaacaaacaggagaaGAATGCTGTATCCAAAGGATACGATCCATGGCTTGCAGCTCTGTCTTAAGGACGCCTCTCACACCTACTTTCTCACCTTGATGATTCTGCCCCTTCACCCCAACATTCATGGTGAAGAAGAAATCCAGCCATTCTCAGAGTTTTGTAAATGCAGATTTCTCAGGGGGTGTTAAGCACATGAAGACTGCCTTATGAGTTCAACGGGCCAGAGAGAAGAGCTTTGCAGCAGGCAGCTGCAATATCTTTCTCCGGATTGTGAAACCTCAAAAAAACTgtttgatttgggtttttttcctccccactctGAATACCCCACACACACTAGAACCACTCCCTCATTGCATTCACTTCTGACACCCCTTCCTTCATGACCTTTGTCCCTTCCTATACCTTGTACACTGTACCTCCTGGACACAGTGGGGTCAGTGCAAGGAATCCGGGCTTTTGGTCAGGACAGTTTAGGTCACCTTGTGGCGGGTGACCTTCCACAGGTCCCATAACCTTGATCCTCAGGTGCCTTCACCTGTAGAAGATGGGGCTGACAATGCCTCCTTCACCAGGGTCTCCTAAAGACCAAGAGAGAGAATGTATGTGAGAGCCGCAATGCAGTTCCCGCCTCAACATGTAGTAGTTCCCCTCACTTCTGCCCTGACACGTGTTTTCATTCTGAATTCAGTATTAAACAAGTGGTAGAACAGTTGACCCCACTGTGGACTTAAGGCAATTTATCAGGGGAATGGNNNNNNNNNNNNNNNNNNNNNNNNNNNNNNNNNNNNNNNNNNNNNNNNNNNNNNNNNNNNNNNNNNNNNNNNNNNNNNNNNNNN
This genomic interval from Equus quagga isolate Etosha38 chromosome 5, UCLA_HA_Equagga_1.0, whole genome shotgun sequence contains the following:
- the LOC124239806 gene encoding uncharacterized protein LOC124239806 isoform X1 — protein: MTRSITKSPRPCPQVHSDDLSGQWNDLNLRFQPLFCQCLPGSHLFLAPCCCDHCRRNRKHQDKAASCAGENCQKPWVPVRVLHPWHRHEHVHTAPEPARAHHGGDRGCPAREPVPLHRLQTHPPGLPDLRQGNLAWNGVSCIHVRRAASAPNSRMWLPWK
- the LOC124239806 gene encoding uncharacterized protein LOC124239806 isoform X2 gives rise to the protein MTRSITKSPRPCPQVHSDDLSGQWNDLNLRFQPLFCQCLPGSHLFLAPCCCDHCRRNRKHQDKAASCAGENCQKPWVPVRVLHPWHRHEHVHTAPEPARAHHGGDRGCPAREPVPLHRLQTHPPGLPDLRQGLRRESQPLMIFTDL
- the LOC124239806 gene encoding xanthine dehydrogenase/oxidase-like isoform X3; translated protein: MSMYTLLRNQPEPTMEEIEDALQGNLCRCTGYRPILQGFRTFARDGGCCGGKGNNTNCCMNQKKDHTVTLSPSLFNPEEFMPLDPTQEPIFPPELLVGDAPGRGPIKSLCHDPFYFRPLGSLCPACPLVFSLHFPSFL